In Halovivax gelatinilyticus, the following are encoded in one genomic region:
- a CDS encoding class I SAM-dependent methyltransferase: MPDRRDVRATYERIGEHFATTREYAWPEVESFVESVAALQGSRAGVGLDLGCGNCRHAEVLAPHVDRVVGIDASRRLLDSGRDRAIDRGFVDRLALVQADASTLALVDGCVDLAVYVATLHHLPTRTDRLASLDELARVLAPGGRALVSAWSTAHDRFEEASPDDEVGFDTTVDWTLPGGEVVERFYHIYAPAEFEADLEASGLSIADSEISSGNCYATVEPDEKREVT, from the coding sequence ATGCCCGACCGGCGCGACGTCAGAGCGACCTACGAGCGGATCGGCGAACACTTCGCCACGACCCGCGAGTACGCCTGGCCGGAGGTAGAGTCGTTCGTCGAGTCGGTCGCGGCGCTCCAGGGCTCGAGAGCGGGTGTCGGGCTGGATCTCGGCTGTGGAAACTGCCGGCACGCGGAGGTGCTCGCCCCGCACGTCGACCGCGTCGTCGGGATCGACGCCAGCCGGCGTCTGTTGGACTCCGGTCGCGATCGCGCAATCGATCGGGGATTCGTCGACCGACTGGCTCTCGTCCAGGCCGACGCCTCGACCTTGGCGCTGGTCGATGGCTGCGTCGATCTCGCCGTCTACGTGGCGACGCTTCACCACTTGCCGACGCGGACGGACCGACTCGCCAGCCTGGACGAACTCGCCAGGGTACTCGCCCCGGGCGGCCGCGCCCTGGTGAGCGCCTGGTCGACGGCCCACGATCGCTTCGAGGAGGCGAGTCCCGACGACGAGGTGGGATTCGATACGACGGTCGACTGGACGTTGCCCGGTGGCGAGGTGGTCGAGCGATTCTACCACATCTACGCGCCCGCGGAGTTCGAGGCCGATCTCGAAGCGAGCGGCCTCTCGATCGCCGACTCGGAGATTTCGAGCGGGAACTGTTACGCCACCGTCGAGCCCGACGAGAAAAGAGAAGTCACTTAA
- a CDS encoding ribbon-helix-helix domain-containing protein, whose product MSTTRVNFRLPEQLVEKADIAAEVTHKNRTEIVKDALQEYLDAVEDDETFKEAVVELYLDDQIGFETLKEFTGRQDAESVRASKTVLDQGDDLADELADL is encoded by the coding sequence ATGAGTACGACACGAGTCAATTTCCGGCTTCCAGAACAGCTGGTGGAGAAAGCTGATATCGCAGCCGAAGTGACACACAAAAACCGAACCGAGATCGTCAAAGACGCGCTCCAGGAGTATCTCGACGCCGTCGAAGACGACGAAACGTTCAAAGAAGCCGTCGTCGAACTTTATCTCGACGACCAGATCGGCTTCGAAACCCTGAAAGAATTCACCGGACGTCAAGACGCTGAATCCGTTCGCGCTTCCAAAACCGTTCTGGATCAGGGCGACGACCTCGCTGACGAACTCGCAGACCTGTAA
- a CDS encoding GNAT family N-acetyltransferase yields the protein MSTPNDDRLAFRVLGWPADGPTLRLDHERFAYAGKFVMSSTGKAVVREGEEIVAAVAFNADRTDSTVCWLRYVTVRADRRGDGLGPRLCAFVRDRATDRGFDRVKIAVNNPYAYEALHRAGFGFTGDATGIAELVLVYPEPDQSDERYRAGLERFGDRDLSEDEQAFLDSRFEAGRPARIASPYRSNHDS from the coding sequence GTGAGCACACCGAACGACGATCGACTCGCGTTTCGTGTCCTCGGGTGGCCGGCGGACGGGCCGACGCTCCGGCTCGACCACGAACGGTTCGCGTACGCCGGGAAGTTCGTCATGTCCTCTACCGGCAAGGCGGTCGTCCGCGAGGGCGAGGAAATCGTGGCTGCGGTCGCGTTCAACGCCGATCGGACGGATTCGACCGTCTGCTGGCTCCGGTACGTCACCGTTCGGGCTGACCGACGCGGCGACGGGCTCGGCCCGCGACTCTGTGCGTTCGTCCGCGACCGCGCCACAGATCGCGGATTCGACCGGGTGAAGATCGCCGTCAACAATCCCTACGCCTACGAGGCGCTCCACCGCGCCGGATTCGGGTTCACCGGCGACGCGACGGGCATCGCCGAACTCGTTCTGGTCTACCCGGAACCCGATCAGTCGGACGAACGCTATCGGGCGGGACTCGAGCGATTCGGCGACCGCGATCTGTCCGAGGACGAACAGGCGTTTCTCGATTCCCGGTTCGAGGCGGGCCGTCCCGCACGAATCGCCTCCCCGTACCGGTCCAACCACGACTCGTAG
- the fen gene encoding flap endonuclease-1 gives MGNAALREIAVIDPIPFADLEGSVVAVDAHNWLYRYLTTTVKWTNSDVYTTADGTEVANLVGIVQGLPKFFEHDIVPVMVFDGGPSELKTDEIEARREQRETYEEQLEAAREAGDPVAIAQLESRTQRLTDTIQETSRELLSLLDVPVVEAPAEGEAQAAHMVRRGDADYVGSEDYDALLFGSPRTLRQLTSKGDPELMDLEATEETHGLTLEQLIDVAILIGTDFNEGVTGIGPKTALSLIGEHGDLWSALEARGEHVEHGDRVRQLFRDPNVTDEYDVSTSLDPDLDAARSYVCDEWAVAEDEVARGFERIEASVVQAGLDRWT, from the coding sequence ATGGGAAACGCAGCACTTCGTGAGATCGCCGTCATCGACCCGATACCGTTCGCCGACCTCGAGGGATCGGTCGTCGCCGTCGACGCGCACAACTGGCTCTACCGGTACCTGACGACGACGGTCAAGTGGACGAACTCGGACGTCTACACGACCGCCGACGGGACGGAAGTGGCGAACCTCGTCGGGATCGTCCAGGGGCTTCCGAAGTTCTTCGAACACGACATCGTCCCCGTGATGGTGTTCGACGGCGGCCCCTCCGAGTTGAAAACCGACGAGATCGAAGCGCGCCGAGAGCAGCGAGAGACCTACGAGGAACAGCTCGAAGCGGCGCGCGAGGCGGGCGATCCAGTCGCCATCGCCCAGCTCGAATCGCGCACCCAGCGACTGACCGACACGATCCAGGAGACGAGCCGGGAACTTCTCTCGTTGCTCGACGTGCCGGTCGTCGAAGCACCGGCGGAGGGGGAGGCCCAGGCCGCACACATGGTCCGTCGCGGTGACGCCGACTACGTGGGTTCGGAGGATTACGACGCGCTGCTCTTTGGTTCGCCCCGAACGCTTCGGCAACTCACCAGCAAAGGTGATCCGGAGCTGATGGATCTCGAGGCCACCGAAGAAACACACGGTCTCACGCTCGAACAGCTGATCGACGTCGCCATCCTCATCGGAACCGACTTCAACGAAGGTGTAACCGGCATCGGGCCGAAGACGGCGCTCTCACTGATCGGCGAGCACGGCGACCTCTGGAGCGCGCTCGAAGCCCGCGGCGAGCACGTCGAGCACGGCGACCGGGTTCGCCAGCTCTTTCGCGATCCGAACGTGACCGACGAGTACGACGTCTCCACGTCGCTCGATCCGGACCTCGACGCCGCCCGGTCGTACGTCTGTGACGAGTGGGCGGTCGCCGAAGACGAAGTGGCCCGTGGCTTCGAACGAATCGAAGCGTCGGTCGTCCAGGCGGGCCTCGACCGCTGGACGTAG
- a CDS encoding NAD(P)/FAD-dependent oxidoreductase yields the protein MHVVVLGGGYAGLTVARKLERTVPADVSLTLVNDSPDHVLQHELHRVIRRPAIANDITVSLASVLDRTTVHVATVESIDRERRTVTCSTGPIEYDYAVVCLGATTAFHGLEDVRERSTPLKRLSHARTIRRSFFASLETQAPRIVVGGAGLSGIQTAGELAALARAEGVPDRVEILLLEQAPRVAPGFPDRFQSAIRRTLTEQGVDVQTNAAVTGATDETIERLDDDPVRYDGFVWTGGIRGGKAMTGERPTVGSDLRLDDRTLACGDAARVVDADDEVVPASAQAATRQARTAAESVSRLIDGERTGNSPDAVELAEFRFVAPGWIVSVGDDAVATLGSRVITGAPARAAKATVGAGYLAAIGARARAGRLAASELNP from the coding sequence ATGCACGTCGTCGTCCTCGGTGGCGGCTACGCGGGCCTGACGGTTGCGAGGAAACTCGAACGGACGGTCCCCGCCGACGTTTCGCTCACCCTCGTGAACGACTCGCCGGATCACGTCCTCCAGCACGAGCTTCACCGGGTGATCCGACGGCCGGCGATCGCGAACGACATCACCGTCTCGCTCGCGAGCGTACTCGATCGGACGACGGTGCACGTCGCGACCGTCGAATCGATCGACCGGGAGCGACGGACCGTCACCTGTTCTACCGGACCGATCGAGTACGACTACGCCGTCGTCTGTCTCGGCGCGACGACGGCCTTTCACGGCCTCGAGGACGTGCGCGAGCGATCGACGCCCCTCAAACGGCTCTCTCACGCCCGGACGATTCGCCGGTCGTTCTTCGCGTCTCTCGAGACGCAAGCGCCGCGGATCGTCGTCGGTGGCGCCGGTCTTTCGGGAATTCAGACCGCCGGCGAACTCGCCGCGCTCGCCCGAGCTGAGGGGGTGCCAGACCGCGTCGAAATCCTGTTGCTCGAGCAAGCGCCGCGGGTTGCGCCGGGATTTCCCGACCGATTCCAGTCAGCAATCAGGCGGACGCTGACCGAACAGGGCGTCGACGTTCAAACCAACGCGGCCGTCACGGGCGCGACGGACGAGACGATCGAACGACTCGACGACGACCCCGTTCGGTACGATGGGTTCGTCTGGACGGGCGGCATTCGCGGCGGGAAGGCAATGACGGGCGAGCGACCGACCGTCGGGAGCGACCTGCGACTCGACGACCGAACGCTCGCGTGCGGCGACGCCGCTCGCGTCGTCGACGCGGACGACGAGGTCGTCCCCGCCAGTGCGCAGGCGGCGACCCGGCAAGCTCGGACCGCCGCCGAAAGTGTCTCGCGACTGATCGACGGCGAACGAACCGGAAACTCGCCGGACGCCGTCGAGCTGGCCGAGTTTCGATTCGTCGCTCCCGGCTGGATCGTCAGCGTCGGCGACGACGCGGTCGCCACACTCGGTTCGAGAGTGATCACCGGCGCGCCGGCTCGCGCGGCGAAAGCGACGGTCGGGGCGGGCTACCTCGCGGCCATCGGCGCTCGCGCCCGCGCCGGTCGACTGGCGGCGAGCGAGTTGAATCCGTGA
- a CDS encoding ParB/RepB/Spo0J family partition protein produces MNPFNNSLDWSFRGKYVRVYGTKRVYEGWVDRIHHKRSSLVIHDAVDITDDETRKVGSVYVRVVEVVETLSPSKRIELVPVDEIEPSPYHDQAFEPSDEDMRYAYRDQFTGSYPVVRPIDDERCGRYELVNGHKRIEACRRVGLATHPVEVVEATDEEARELFELAHRDQVAPGEDSDSKIDSGDTTAHQDGVSTDGDQADKRTEVERTDDRDDGDRVDGRDDEDQADDHDIGDGAGSDRDADLEFADTG; encoded by the coding sequence ATGAATCCCTTCAACAACAGTTTAGACTGGAGTTTCCGAGGTAAGTACGTCCGCGTTTACGGAACGAAGCGCGTCTACGAGGGGTGGGTCGACCGAATCCACCACAAGCGGTCGAGCCTGGTTATTCACGACGCCGTCGACATCACCGACGACGAGACCCGAAAGGTCGGATCCGTGTACGTGCGGGTCGTCGAGGTCGTCGAGACGCTCTCGCCGTCAAAACGGATCGAACTCGTTCCCGTCGACGAGATCGAACCGTCGCCCTACCACGATCAGGCCTTCGAGCCGTCGGACGAGGACATGCGCTACGCCTATCGTGACCAGTTCACCGGGAGTTACCCGGTCGTGCGCCCGATAGACGACGAGCGTTGCGGACGCTACGAGCTGGTAAACGGGCACAAACGGATCGAAGCGTGCAGACGGGTCGGACTCGCGACGCACCCGGTCGAAGTCGTCGAGGCGACGGACGAAGAGGCCAGAGAGCTGTTCGAACTCGCACATCGGGATCAGGTTGCCCCAGGAGAGGATTCGGATTCGAAAATTGACAGCGGTGATACGACGGCTCACCAGGACGGGGTCTCGACGGACGGGGATCAAGCGGACAAGCGAACCGAGGTGGAACGAACAGACGACCGTGATGATGGGGACCGAGTGGACGGACGTGATGATGAGGACCAAGCAGACGACCATGACATCGGTGACGGCGCCGGATCCGATCGCGACGCGGACCTGGAGTTCGCCGATACCGGCTAG